Genomic segment of Gemmatimonadaceae bacterium:
CCGACTTCCTTCTTCCGCGGGGGTCTGTCGTTGCTAAGCGCGCAGCAGTAAGCGTTTAGCGCTCAGCGGGTCGCGTGTGGTCCTCAGTTGCTCAAATCTGTCGCAAACCCGTCAGCTCGGTCGCAGGACAGCCTTCGCAATTGTCTGCAACTGCATGTTGGACGTTCCTTCGTATATCGCGCCGATCTTCGCATCACGATAAAACTTCTCGACCGGGTAATCCTTGGTGTACCCGTACCCGCCGAAAAGCTCCACGCATAGTGAAGTGACCGTCTCGCATACCTGCGACGAGAACAACTTCGCCATCGCGCCCTCGCGGGCGATGTCGTGTCCCGCGTCTTTCAGCCGCGATGCGTTGTAGACCATGAGTCGGGCGGCCTCGAGATCGGTTGCGGCCTGCGCCACCTGGAACTGCACGCCCTGGAACTCCGACAGCGATTTGCCGAACTGCTTTCGCTCGTTGAGGTACGAGATTGTCGCGGTGAGCGCGCCCTGTGCCACGCCAATCATCTGTGCGCCGATCCCGATGCGCCCCTCGTTGAGCGTCTCGATGGCGAGCTTGTAGCCTTTGCCGACGTCTCCCAGAACGTTCGTGCGCGGTA
This window contains:
- a CDS encoding acyl-CoA dehydrogenase family protein, with product GSDAFALKTRADDKGDHYELTGQKLWITNGNEAEIFVLFATVDPEAGYKGITAFIVEKGFEGFSVGKKEDKLGIRASSTCELILEDCRVPRTNVLGDVGKGYKLAIETLNEGRIGIGAQMIGVAQGALTATISYLNERKQFGKSLSEFQGVQFQVAQAATDLEAARLMVYNASRLKDAGHDIAREGAMAKLFSSQVCETVTSLCVELFGGYGYTKDYPVEKFYRDAKIGAIYEGTSNMQLQTIAKAVLRPS